Proteins from one Elgaria multicarinata webbii isolate HBS135686 ecotype San Diego chromosome 3, rElgMul1.1.pri, whole genome shotgun sequence genomic window:
- the FARSA gene encoding phenylalanine--tRNA ligase alpha subunit produces the protein MASTMAAELLLQRLERAGAHGEAGICSLEAAAALGLEHQVLVGAVKSLQSLGEVIEAEQRTSKKWELTPEGNEIVQEGSHEVRVFNSIPSEGLVQSELMKLPSGKVGFSKAMSNKWIQLDKSSENGPRIFRMVETVQDSVREKLLQVQQGEIDNLEEKDKNELKKRKLLAEVTIKTYWIKKGNAFSTIVAKQETDLTPEMIASGSWRDLKFKAYNFEALGLMPDSGHLHPLLKVRSQFRQIFLEMGFTEMPTNNFIESSFWNFDALFQPQQHPARDQHDTFFLKDPAEATDFPMDYLKRVKRVHSQGGYGSQGYKYDWKLEEARKNLLRTHTTAVSARMLYQLAQQEKFTPVKYFSIDRVFRNETLDATHLAEFHQIEGVVADYGLTLGDLMGVLKEFFNKLGITQLRFKPAYNPYTEPSMEVFSYHQGLKKWIEVGNSGVFRPEMLLPMGLPDGVSVTAWGLSLERPTMIKYGINNIRELVGHKVNLQMVYDSPLCRLDA, from the exons ATGGCTTCCACCATGGCGGCGGAGCTGCTTTTGCAAAGGCTTGAGCGAGCGGGAGCTCACGGGGAGGCCGGGATTTGTAGCCTGGAGGCGGCCGCGGCCCTTGGCCTGGAGCACCAAGTGCTGGTTGGAGCCGTGAAGAGCTTGCAGTCGTTGGGGGAG GTGATTGAAGCAGAGCAGCGCACATCCAAGAAGTGGGAGCTGACACCTGAGGGCAATGAGATTGTTCAGGAAGGGAGCCATGAAGTTCGGGTGTTTAATAGCATCCCGTCTGAGGGTCTGGTCCAGAGCGAGCTGATG AAACTGCCAAGTGGAAAAGTGGGATTCAGTAAAGCCATGTCCAACAAATGGATCCAACTAGACAAGAGCTCCGAAAATGGGCCTCGGATCTTCCGGATG GTGGAGACTGTACAGGACTCTGTGAGGGAGAAGCTGCTCCAGGTGCAGCAGGGAGAGATTGACAACCTAGAGGAGAAAGACAAGAATGAACTGAAGAagcggaagctcctggcagaagT GACCATTAAGACATATTGGATCAAAAAAGGGAATGCTTTTAGTACCATAGTCGCCAAGCAGGAAACAGACCTCACTCCAGAGATGATTGCCAG TGGTTCTTGGAGAGACTTGAAGTTCAAGGCTTATAACTTCGAGGCACTGGGCCTTATGCCTGACAGCGGCCATCTCCACCCGCTGCTGAAGGTCCGCAGCCAGTTCCGACAGATCTTCCTCGAAATGGG TTTTACAGAAATGCCCACCAATAACTTCATTGAGAGCTCCTTCTGGAACTTTGACGCCCTCTTCCAACCACAGCAGCATCCGGCCCGGGACCAGCACGACACCTTCTTTCTCAAGG ATCCTGCCGAAGCCACCGACTTTCCGATGGATTATCTGAAGAGGGTAAAGAGGGTTCACTCGCAGGGAGGCTATGGCTCTCAGGG gtACAAATACGACTGGAAGCTGGAGGAGGCTCGGAAGAATCTCCTTCGGACGCACACCACTGCCGTCAGTGCCCGCATGCTCTATCAGCTGGCACAACAG GAGAAGTTCACCCCAGTCAAATACTTCTCCATTGACCGCGTCTTCCGCAACGAGACGCTGGATGCCACCCACCTGGCCGAGTTCCACCAGATTGAAGGGGTGGTGGCCGATTATGGCTTGACGTTGGGGGACCTGATGGGTGTCCTGAAGGAGTTTTTCAACAAATTGG GAATCACCCAGCTGCGCTTCAAGCCTGCTTACAATCCTTACACAGAGCCCAGCATGGAGGTGTTCAGCTACCACCAGG gattgaaGAAGTGGATAGAGGTGGGCAACTCAGGGGTCTTCCGTCCAGAAATGCTGCTGCCTATGGGCTTGCCGGACGGAGTGTCCGTCACTGCCTGGGGACTCTCTCTCGAACG gCCCACGATGATCAAGTATGGAATCAATAATATCCGGGAGCTGGTTGGTCACAAAGTCAATCTGCAGATGGTGTATGACAGCCCCCTCTGCCGCTTGGACGCCTAG